The Cryptomeria japonica chromosome 2, Sugi_1.0, whole genome shotgun sequence region AACGAGTTCCGCAAGGCAAGCCTCTCAGGCTTCTTCGGCTTCCATGAAGATGATCGGCCAGGGTTCCATTTGGCACATATTCGTAGACAAGAAGCAAAATCGGATTCTCCGGACTTGTACAACCGTAAAGGCGAACAAGATTTGGATGGTAAAGAGAGGATAGGATTCGTATCTCGTTGATAAATTGTTCAATTCTTTTCGAGTTTTCCTGATAAAGCCTCTTCACTGCTACAACTCGTCCATCCTCAAGTTTACCCAGATAAACCGCGCTAAACCCTCCATCCCCAAGCTCGTTCTTCTCGTCGAAGAAATTTGTGGCCTGTTGAAGTTCTTGATAAGAAAATATCTGCAAAGTACCTAGCATATACCCTTTCTGGCCTCCTTCTATGCCGATTCCTTTATAATGGCTGAAATCGCTAGCAACCCCCCGGATGGGATATGCTTTTCTCCTTCTAACATTAGAAATGAAGAACGCCACTACTGCTGCTGCGAGCACAGCGCCTCCGATGGCTACAATCGAATGCACATGTGAGATAAATATATTTGAAATATGAATTCAAACAGTAAAGGAAAACAGATCCTTTgcccaaataaattaaaaataatagacCTTATGCCCAGGGATGCTCACCTAGAATAATTTTCAGGGTTTGGGACTTGCCTGCAATGCCAAATACACAAGTCTGGTGACCAACGTTTACAAAATGATATGGAGAAATTTGGTAAAACAGTATACAAAAGGTGAAACATTGATTTTTTGTAAATTTATTAGAAAAAGGAATTCATACTATTAAGAATGAAGACATGCTCACTTTTAGGCCGCTTGCAATAAATCTGCGTCGAATTGGTTTTATTATACATACAAAACCCTCCCCCAGACATGCAATTCGTGCAGTCTTGGTTGGGTTCCGATTTCACTCGGAACCCCTCTTGAATTTGATATCCCAGACCAGCGACTTGGAATGTAACTGATGAATTACACCTTTTTGCCAGACTCGGCTGATCCCTGTAACTAAAGTACCAACTCTCATTACATGGTAATGAATGCATTAAAACATCAGCCTTAATTGTTTCAGAGCAGTTCCCACATACAGTAAAATTCTCGTAGCCATCGTTATTATGAAATCGAGGGCTAGgcaagatttgtgttgtatggttACCGAACAATGATGGATTGCATCTATTCCACCGAATACTCCTGTCAATTATTGTCATGATGTGATCCTCTCCCCAGCTCTTTGATAGTTTCATTATATAGTATTGATAGCCAGCAATATTGATTAGAGGCATACCCTCTACAGTATCACACTCAAGCTGAAGCATGGGATCACCACAGCCGCTGTTGTTCTGTCCGAAAGGATATGGAAAATGAAAGTACCCGCATTTAAATCGTGGACAACCTCGAGATGAAGAAGCGAGGCATGATATTGATATGGTGAAGATTAGAAAGAGTAAGCGCAGCTGGTATAGAGGGGGTAGACTGCTATACTGAGAATGGCAAAGATGAAGAGGTAGCAGGCCTTCCGTTTTCATTTTATTCGCTACAAGAGTAAGAAGACTTCAGTAGTAGAAATGAAGTAGACAGGGAAGATGAATCGCAGGTTAATAGCAGAGAAAGATATGCGAGAGAAGGTTTAGATAAAGAATAAAAGATATGAGAGGTTTTTTCGCTTATTTGGCTACACCAAATTACCAAATCAAATTGCAATTGGTTGATTAAGTCTCACCTCTGTTTGGTAATTTTAAtgatttgaagttttaaaaaaaaaattgttgttagaaaaaatttaattaataatatattaaaaaatttaaaattaattaagtttctaaatttatatcaAAAAATCATATATTTTACATATTAATGTTAATTATAATAAGTTAATAATTATTTGTGATAAATGTGAAAATATCAAATTTAAtctattatgacaaatttctaaattcgcaattttattaaaaatatgaaaaaattaaaaattgatcaaatttctaaattcatataaaaaaaataaaaaactattctaaaaatatatgttaaaatattttaaaaattagaaacaactataaGCTATTATTTCATAATATAAACAAGTTTCTAAATTTacatttaagaattttttttataaatatttaaaaattagaaacaattatattttatcattttataatattctaaataaatttgaatttttataataaatattcgaaaataatatatattaatattataaattggAATACTATATAAAAAAATTTCTTAAATGTAAATTTAGAAACTTGTttatatcatgaaataatagcttatagttgtttctaatttttttaaatattttaattcaaattttaaaaatgatttttattttaattataaagaatatttttagtatgaatttagaaacttacttattaaatttaagattttttcatataatactaatttatcattgttttctaAATTTTAACATTTTATCTATGATATCCTTATGAGAAACAACAaagattttcatttcttttcaagaaATAGCATCTTGTAACTTCATTCTTTCTTGCCCATATGTGAACCTAAGGTATATACTTTGTAATTTGTACGATTATGttctaattatatttatttatcaataaaatttatgCTTTAAATTCATCTTTTTAAAATTACCATTGTTttcaaatataatatatttaatattctaTCTAAAATATCAGAATTTAACTCCTTTCATATGTCAATAATTGTACTttaatttgtctttttgtttttacaattaatatttttattaaaacgTCAAATGAAGGGCATTGTAATGACCAACAAAATCATATAACAGCCTTGTGGCCATCAAATTACAAGCCTATTAGAATTGCCTACTTTAATGCTTATCCAAAGGAAAATACACTTATCCAAattttggtttaataaattaatgagattatgtgcataattttttatttaacaaaaaatgataaaatatatatgTAAGTTATTAACTAGCATacttatatttaataaattaaatttatgtaaaaaatagagagttttcaaatttaaaaaatatttagcaTTAGCATacattaattaatttcatatgggTAACAAATCACAAATTTAGCATTAGCATacattaattaatttcatatgggTAAAAAATCACAAATTCAAAATTAAGTCCTAGTTGTTTTTTCGAGATACAATACTATTACAAATTGTGAAAGTTGTTTGAATGTGTtgcaattttaattattataagattatagttttattaaaaaatatttaattcaaaatgatatatagaaaaatatataggTTTCTATTAAAGCTTCCATTGGAAATGTTGGTTTCTATATTGAAGAGAtcctttaaaataaaagaaaaatctaaGTTCAATATAGTTACTAGCATAAGCAATAGAATAGAAACTTGTCTTTTAAATATTGCTATTTTGAAAGAATTTCATGGAAATAGAAAAATGTCTTTTAAATGATAATTTGAGAGAATTTTGTGAAATAGAAACCTAGATTTTGAATAGAAACTTTAAAAAATGAGAAAGATGCAAATTTATAAACTATAAACtttgaaaatattcattcttataTGTTTCCAATAATGTCTAgttttatattttttgtaaaatatgtttattttaatttttttgaagaaaactACAAAGTTGAAAATTTTTAAACTATTCAttcttatatatttttattatttaaataatatttattttaataatactTTTATATTGAACTTATATTATCatcataatattattatattatatttatatcatattttttatctttaataatatttaaaaaatgaatCATTGATATATTAAAACTAAtctataataaataattaataaatatcaaatgtaattattttttattatttcaccTCTCTCAATGAAAAAGAAATcctaaattattatgataaaaaaactCTATTTTGTTATCTTTTTGTTTTACTATTTTTGTTA contains the following coding sequences:
- the LOC131049895 gene encoding LEAF RUST 10 DISEASE-RESISTANCE LOCUS RECEPTOR-LIKE PROTEIN KINASE-like 1.2, coding for MKTEGLLPLHLCHSQYSSLPPLYQLRLLFLIFTISISCLASSSRGCPRFKCGYFHFPYPFGQNNSGCGDPMLQLECDTVEGMPLINIAGYQYYIMKLSKSWGEDHIMTIIDRSIRWNRCNPSLFGNHTTQILPSPRFHNNDGYENFTVCGNCSETIKADVLMHSLPCNESWYFSYRDQPSLAKRCNSSVTFQVAGLGYQIQEGFRVKSEPNQDCTNCMSGGGFCMYNKTNSTQIYCKRPKSKSQTLKIILAIGGAVLAAAVVAFFISNVRRRKAYPIRGVASDFSHYKGIGIEGGQKGYMLGTLQIFSYQELQQATNFFDEKNELGDGGFSAVYLGKLEDGRVVAVKRLYQENSKRIEQFINEIRILSSLYHPNLVRLYGCTSPENPILLLVYEYVPNGTLADHLHGSRRSLRGLPCGTRLKIALQTAQALAYLHNIDPPIFHRDVKSSNILLDEHLVAKVADFGLSRLVPVNVTHVTTAPQGTPGYVDPEYHQCFQLTEKSDVYSFGVVLMEIISAKKAVDIMRNRSEISLANMAIDKIRRGVLDELVDPDLKIESNDEVKAVVVAVAELAFECLARERDFRPCMKEVVARLEQIKEMLQQSIESSKFTASPLSVSITGSDKSERYWVPLFL